The genomic region TGCTTCCGGGCTCATTGATGCTTTAGGCGACCTAGCCAAGCAGACCGGCGTCAGCATTACCAGCTTTAAGAGTGGGGAAATCAAGCCTTCAGAGAAATATAGTACTTGGAGCATCGACATTACTTTCAACGGCGATCCTGGTGCTGCCTTAAGATTTCTCGAAGGGATGGAGAACTTCAGCCGGCTAACCGAAGTAACTGATTATGTACTGTCCATGGATCCATCTAAACCTGGACCGCACGAGATCAAGGCCAGGGTTTACCTGTTATTGCCGGCCACGGCCAATTCCACTAAGGCCTAAGATGCTTTTGAGCTAATTCACCATCTTGTCTCCACAAAGAAGGGTGAAAGCCTTGGCTGAGGAAAAAAGACTTCTGGGGCAAATCTTGGTCGAACAGGGCAAGATTACGCCAGAGCAACTGAGAATCGCACTGCAAAAACAAAAAGATACCGGAGCCCGTTTGGGCCAAGTATTGGTCAGCCTAGGTTATCTCACAGAAGATCAGGTGATCAAGACGTTGGAAGACCAGCTGGGCGTAAGCCGAGTCAACTTAAAGGAGATAAAAGTTGATCATGAAGCCATCGAGATCGTTCCCAAACAGTTAGCCCAAAAATATAAAGTCTTTCCGGTCAAGCGCACCGGAGATAGGCTGTCGGTAGCCATGTCGGATCCCTTGAACCTGGCGGCGCTTGATGACCTGCATATGAGCACGGGCTTGTTGATTACGCCCCTTTTGAGTACAGAAGCCGAGATCGATGAGGCCATCAGCAAGTTTTACGGTTTACCCTACCCGGTGGAGGCAGCCTTGCGCCAGCTAAGCGCCGACGAAGCAGTAGAAGAAGCTGAAGAGGGCCCCATCATCCGGCTGGTGAACTCGATTATTGAGCGAGCAGTGCGGATGGGAGCTAGCGATATCCATTTTTCGCCCGAAGAAGATGCTTTTCGTATCCGTTACCGACTCGATGGTTTTCTCCAAGATGTGATGAGCCTGCCCAAGCAAAGCCATCCTCCCATTACGTCGCGCTTGAAGATCATGGCGCGAATGGACATTGCTGAAAAGAGGGTTCCCCAAGATGGTCGAATCCAGATGACCGTGGATGGAAGCTTGATTGACCTCCGAGTTTCGTCATTGCCCACAGTCTTAGGAGAAAAGGTAGTGCTGCGGGTACTGGATCCGCGCTCGGCTTTAAAAGAACTGGATGAGCTAGGTTTTAACCCGGAGGCGCTGGAACGCTTTCGCGCCATTATCCACTCTGCCTACGGTCTAGTTATGGTCACTGGTCCGACCGGTAGCGGCAAAACCACCACCCTCTATGCTGCCCTACGCCGAATAAATGACCGTACCCGCAATATCGTTACTCTAGAAGATCCGGTGGAGTACATGCTCCCAGGAATATCTCAGGTGCAGGTGAATACCAAAGTTGGTCTATCCTTTGCCTCGGGGCTAAGATCCATTCTCAGGCAGGATCCTGATATTATCATGGTGGGAGAGGTACGGGATCCGGAGACGGCAGCTATGGCCATTCGCTCGGCTATGACCGGACATTTAGTACTGAGCACAGTTCACACTAACGATGCCATTGGTGCCATTTATCGGTTGATTGATATGGGTATTGAACCATACCTAGTAGCTTCATCAGTAATCGGGGTGGTAGCCCAGCGATTGGTGCGACTGGTTTGTACTCGCTGTGCGGAAAGTTATGAATTAGCTCCTGATGCTCCGGAACGGCAAATCTTGCAAGCAGAACCGGACCAACCCGTGGTTTTGCGCCGGGGGCGAGGCTGTACCCAGTGCAACCATACCGGATATAAAGGCCGAGCAGCTGTCAGCGAGGTGGTTCCCATTAGCGCTAGGATTCGGGAGCTCATCTCCAAACGTGCTCCTGCGGACGAGCTCAAGCAGGTGGCAGTGGAAGAGGGCATGATTACTATGCAACAAGACGGGCTAAACAAGGTATTGCAAGGGGTTACCACTCTGGAGGAAGTATTGAGGTGCACGCAGCTGGTAGGGGTGGATACGCCTAGCGTACCTGGGGTGAGCTTCTTATGAGCTCTATCTTTACGGCCAGGAGCAGTAATGCTAATATGAGCCTGAGGTGAAGTTTTGGGGGTAGAGTGATTGCACCATCACGATTACTGGTTTGAACTTGGATCCGGCCGAACCCGGCTGGAGATCTATGCCAAAGCCATAGGTACCCATGGATTAGTAGTAATCATTGAGGGCGGCGAATGTCCGCACATAGGTGCAGTGGCATTGGCTCAGCCCCGGCCTAGCTTGCGCGATCCCCACCGAAACAGCGCTACCACTTCGGTTTTGGCCTTATTAGGACACAAGGACGATGAGGTAGCCCGGTCGGTGGCAGAGGAATTGGCCCGAGCATCCGGGCGAGTGACCACTGTGGTTGCAGGTATTCATATCGATCAGGCTAGCCAGGAAGAAATTGCGCAGTTCCGGCAGTTGTGCGCCCAGGCTGC from Clostridia bacterium harbors:
- the pilO gene encoding type 4a pilus biogenesis protein PilO, yielding MQAPAVSEREKIILTASGMLIVFLLLLNYWFLPQHGILEKQRSELAALKAKWVEVKPYAEQPAGLEARYQQMQQQLEKQRAYLSPTRNASGLIDALGDLAKQTGVSITSFKSGEIKPSEKYSTWSIDITFNGDPGAALRFLEGMENFSRLTEVTDYVLSMDPSKPGPHEIKARVYLLLPATANSTKA
- the tadA gene encoding Flp pilus assembly complex ATPase component TadA; translated protein: MAEEKRLLGQILVEQGKITPEQLRIALQKQKDTGARLGQVLVSLGYLTEDQVIKTLEDQLGVSRVNLKEIKVDHEAIEIVPKQLAQKYKVFPVKRTGDRLSVAMSDPLNLAALDDLHMSTGLLITPLLSTEAEIDEAISKFYGLPYPVEAALRQLSADEAVEEAEEGPIIRLVNSIIERAVRMGASDIHFSPEEDAFRIRYRLDGFLQDVMSLPKQSHPPITSRLKIMARMDIAEKRVPQDGRIQMTVDGSLIDLRVSSLPTVLGEKVVLRVLDPRSALKELDELGFNPEALERFRAIIHSAYGLVMVTGPTGSGKTTTLYAALRRINDRTRNIVTLEDPVEYMLPGISQVQVNTKVGLSFASGLRSILRQDPDIIMVGEVRDPETAAMAIRSAMTGHLVLSTVHTNDAIGAIYRLIDMGIEPYLVASSVIGVVAQRLVRLVCTRCAESYELAPDAPERQILQAEPDQPVVLRRGRGCTQCNHTGYKGRAAVSEVVPISARIRELISKRAPADELKQVAVEEGMITMQQDGLNKVLQGVTTLEEVLRCTQLVGVDTPSVPGVSFL